The sequence TAGTAATTGTTGCATATTGTACCGGAGAAACTCAAATCTTTGGAGAGATGGACTGGCCCAGTCAATTCAAAGTCTTTTTTAATTATGAATCTATAAATGAGGTGactaattttcttaattttcttctCGAGAAGATTTTGAATTATGCAATATTAGGTACATctgttataaataataatatataagatgtGCAAatcttttcatttcatttaataCTATGAATTGTAATTACTatctcttttcttaattttctctTTATCTTGTTTctcaaaattatattattttatgctgctaaaaaaaaaaactatattattttataatataaatcaAAAAATTTCTAACCATTTAGTTTTTAAATAATAGATAAGATACACAGACGACACAACACAAGCTAACTCCAATCgacttattttttattaagaaaaagaaGGAAAACTGCATAAGACTTACCTCATCCCAACTAAAACAAACAAAACTATTCACAAGACCAAAATTAATTACGTCTCTTGTTTGTCTCTTTGTTCTATTGTTCTATTGTTCAATCATATAATATCATCATCCTGCtcaatctaaaaaaatatacactCATTCAGTCTCAATAGCAACAAAACCAAAACCCAAAATCAATCATGCCGTCTTCGTCTTCATCATCCTCAAATCCACCTTCCTCCCCTTACTTCCAAACTCTCCTAGACTCCGCTCGTCCCTTCCTCCGCGGCGAGCTCGAGTCAGTCGACGACAGGCTCCCTTCCCTCGTCAGTGTCCTCCGCTCAGTCGGCGCCGGCGAGTGCTGGCACAAACACGGCAGCTTCCTCGATCACCTCGTCGAGATGTACCGGATTCTCAAGCTATGGCGAGCCCAGGACTCCGTTTGTCTCCTCGGTCTCTTCCACTCTGCCTACTCAAACTCCTACGTCAATCTCGCCATCTTTGACCCTTCCACGGGACGCGAAGTGGTTTCGAAACATGTCGGAGAAGCCGTTGAGAGATTGATTTACTTGTTCTGCGTCGTCCCAAGGCAGCCTCTGATCCACGACGATCTTCTCTTCCATTATACTGACTCTGAACTTATCGAACATCTGAAGTGTTCGGAGATTTCGGTTCGGAATGCTAAGGGAAAAGGATTGTTCGATGAAGATGAAGCGTGGAGAAAGAAGATAAGGGGTATTGTTCCTGCTCGTGGGGTTGTTGTGAAGCACATAAAGACCGGTGAAGACGTCCTCGTTTCAAGGAGACTTGTGGCCATTTTCTTACTGACTACCATGGCAGATTTTAGTGATCAGCTTTTTAGTTTCCAGGATTGTTTGTTTGAGAATTTTGATGGGAAGCTGGCGTTCAAGGGGAATGATGTTCCGGCCGGTCTGTGGCCCGGTGACGGCAGACCAGGGCTTTGGATGAGCTCGATATCGAGAATGGGTGCTCTTTACAATTTGTTAGTGAGAGAGGAAGAGATTTTTGGTGAAGAGAGGAAAAGGGGGAGTGGAGAGAAGGTTGATGATGAGGGCAGAGATGGTGATTTGGAGCTTGTGATTCCCCCTGTTTTTGAGAATTGCACAAGGGTTTTAGATGCAGGGGAACAAATCAAGGCCAGGGATTTGTACTGGGAAGCTGTTTGTGATATGTCTAAGAGAGGGTTGGAGAAAGTGGAGGAGTTACTGTTGGGTTGTATTGAGAAAAACCCTTTTGTTGGAGAGCCACATGTGGTTTTGGCTCAGCATTATATGTCTCGTGGGAGGTTTGAAGAGGCTGAAAATGAGGCTCAGAAAGGGCTGACCCTAATCTTGGAGTGGGGTAGTCCTTGGGACAAGAGGATGTCCTGGGAAGGTTGGATTGCTTGGGGTAGAGTCTTACTTATGAAGGCAAAAGAAAGATCTTGGCCTCAAAATGCTTGGGGGATTCTCAATTTAGGCCTTGTTAGGTAGAATCTTAGACTGTGACGATGGTGGCATCTTTAGAAACTTAACACTATTAATGATATTGAATGAAGGGTACAACCATAGAGGGTAGTTAGGAATTACTGTTCTTCTCTTTTATCATAGTAATTTCTAGGCACCATTGTCAAATTTGAAAAGTTTTATTACAAATAAAGTACATTGTGTTGCTGTTCATTATGGTTTTTCGTCTATTTTCTATCGAGTAGGGCCGTTGCGTAAGATTATACAAAAGtacttttttgcttaattatttttttgataaaaaaggaATCATTCCACCAAACATGTCTGTATGTCTGCTGACAAAGCCAAAATGTGCTAGTGTGCAACGTTATTTACGGTGCCATCGACTAATCCAAAATCATACCAACGTTATCTCTGCAGCTCATCAATCATAAACTAACAATATGGCCCTTTGgtctttaataattaaaaattgggTCTCACGGTAGTCAATTCAATTTCTCATGTCATCAATTTTTATAAGCAACTAATCATCTTTACTCAAAGTCGGATCCCAGCTGTTATAAATGATAACTTCTCACATATTGCTGTGGAATATTCTAATTCCTAGTGGTATGAGGAGATTACAATCAAAATACTTCAAAAGCAAGATTACAAGACATCAATTAAGAGCTGTTGTTCTAGAAGTCTTTTATTTTCTTCCTTACATGAACacttaaaaaattctaaaaatgcAGTGTTTGATTGTACGTAATAGAAATGTAAAACTAACCCTATGTTTACTATGATTTTAGTAGAAGGTTTAAGTTTGTAGGAGTTctatttttaagtttatttagaGTAATCTCAAATTATTTAACACTTGAGTTTGAGATTGTTTTGATCTCAACCCCTCTCATTTAAATTTCACTAAGTGAAACTCTATAAGGATTTATCAAACCTCATATGCTTAATTTATTATCTAAGGATGAACATATGGTCactattataaaatttttattatccTCATTTGATTGACCTATTTTTATTGATTATATACGCTGGATGAGCATTATTTTCATCAAATGAAGTATTAATTAATGAAAACACcttcaataataataacaaccattgaaaaatatatatcaacCAACAAATTGTGTGCAATATATCTCGGATGATTTTCTCTTAATATGCTTACAAGAATTACTTAATGGTATACCGACGTGTATATTTCAGTGGTAAATTTAGGAATATGTTGTCTTTTGAAATAAGATTTTCAatcagttaaaaaaaaaaaattaacattttcaatttgatcaattatccacAACCAAAGTTGtccttttacaaaaaaataataagaaaattatatatagttaATTCAGATTATAGTAGAGGTGCCGTGGTTATCATTAGTTTTTATAGTATTGGCCATGAAGGTAGGCTAGGTAGTCGGCGGTCGGcacataattttaatttagttgATACACAAATTTAAAATAGACTAACTCCGAATAAATATAAACAGCTAAAcaaatatattctttgaaataatatatatctGAAACTCTTGATCATTGATTATCGAAGTTGAAGAATGGGTAATACATGTGTATCAAATGGAGTTATTATTGTTTGTATGATTAGCTTGGTTGTATGTGTAGAGTTTA is a genomic window of Cannabis sativa cultivar Pink pepper isolate KNU-18-1 chromosome 9, ASM2916894v1, whole genome shotgun sequence containing:
- the LOC115722558 gene encoding uncharacterized protein LOC115722558, giving the protein MPSSSSSSSNPPSSPYFQTLLDSARPFLRGELESVDDRLPSLVSVLRSVGAGECWHKHGSFLDHLVEMYRILKLWRAQDSVCLLGLFHSAYSNSYVNLAIFDPSTGREVVSKHVGEAVERLIYLFCVVPRQPLIHDDLLFHYTDSELIEHLKCSEISVRNAKGKGLFDEDEAWRKKIRGIVPARGVVVKHIKTGEDVLVSRRLVAIFLLTTMADFSDQLFSFQDCLFENFDGKLAFKGNDVPAGLWPGDGRPGLWMSSISRMGALYNLLVREEEIFGEERKRGSGEKVDDEGRDGDLELVIPPVFENCTRVLDAGEQIKARDLYWEAVCDMSKRGLEKVEELLLGCIEKNPFVGEPHVVLAQHYMSRGRFEEAENEAQKGLTLILEWGSPWDKRMSWEGWIAWGRVLLMKAKERSWPQNAWGILNLGLVR